In Pseudomonadota bacterium, one DNA window encodes the following:
- a CDS encoding methylenetetrahydrofolate reductase, translating to MKDHKAAAPLSGGNLETILKAGQFALTAETAPPDSADPEAVLARTGCLKGLADAVNVLDGPGAQTHLSPLASAAIMARAGIEPVLQFTMRDRNRLALEADILGAGALGIPNILCLTGDSPEAGDQPEAKAVFDLNSAQFMEIVNDMRTRAIFPGGRAIETPPRLLIGAADAPRKLDADFSPGGLLAKINAGADFFQTQYCFDMEILRDYMLRLGDLGILERTYFIIGIGPIASARSARWMNKNLFGVHIPEPIVTRLEQAKDSKAEGRKICVELIQELVGMEGVSGAHLMAPHGEQSAAAVIRECGVLENRMA from the coding sequence ATGAAAGACCATAAAGCGGCGGCACCGTTAAGTGGTGGCAACCTGGAAACTATTCTCAAAGCCGGGCAGTTCGCCCTGACCGCCGAAACGGCGCCGCCCGATTCCGCTGACCCCGAGGCTGTGTTGGCCCGCACCGGATGCCTGAAAGGACTGGCGGATGCGGTCAATGTGCTGGACGGCCCGGGCGCGCAGACCCACCTCTCGCCGCTGGCTTCGGCGGCGATCATGGCGCGTGCCGGCATCGAACCAGTGCTGCAATTCACCATGCGTGACCGCAACCGCCTGGCGTTGGAAGCCGATATCCTCGGTGCGGGAGCGCTCGGAATCCCGAATATTCTCTGCTTGACCGGTGATTCTCCCGAAGCTGGCGATCAGCCAGAAGCCAAAGCCGTATTCGACCTGAATTCCGCTCAATTTATGGAAATCGTCAACGATATGCGCACCCGGGCCATTTTTCCCGGCGGGCGGGCGATCGAGACCCCGCCCCGTCTTCTAATCGGCGCCGCCGACGCGCCGCGCAAACTTGATGCCGATTTTTCCCCCGGCGGCCTCCTGGCAAAAATCAATGCCGGCGCTGATTTTTTTCAAACACAATATTGCTTCGATATGGAAATCTTGCGCGATTACATGTTGCGCTTGGGCGATTTAGGCATTCTCGAGCGCACCTATTTCATCATCGGCATCGGCCCCATCGCCTCCGCGCGCTCGGCACGGTGGATGAATAAAAACCTGTTCGGCGTGCATATCCCGGAGCCCATCGTGACACGATTAGAGCAGGCGAAAGACTCCAAGGCGGAAGGCCGCAAAATTTGCGTCGAGCTAATTCAGGAGCTTGTCGGCATGGAAGGAGTCTCCGGCGCACATCTTATGGCGCCGCATGGCGAGCAATCTGCCGCCGCCGTCATCCGAGAATGCGGAGTGCTTGAAAATCGGATGGCTTGA
- a CDS encoding nuclear transport factor 2 family protein: MRDEQAVLQANQAFYTAFATRDLAAMEQIWAHEATICCIHPGWAPLVGRAPVIESWAAILSDPGAPEISCGDASAILHHQSALVMCHEYLPQGHLLASNFFVLENNAWHLVHHHAGPGPQIAVASSMRPDGGTVH, encoded by the coding sequence ATGCGCGATGAACAGGCTGTTTTGCAGGCCAACCAGGCCTTTTACACCGCCTTCGCCACACGCGACCTCGCGGCCATGGAACAGATTTGGGCGCATGAGGCGACCATATGCTGCATCCATCCGGGTTGGGCGCCGCTCGTGGGGCGCGCACCCGTCATTGAGAGTTGGGCCGCGATCCTCTCGGACCCCGGCGCGCCCGAAATAAGCTGCGGGGATGCGAGTGCCATTCTGCATCATCAAAGCGCTTTGGTGATGTGCCATGAATATTTGCCGCAGGGCCATCTGCTGGCCTCTAATTTTTTTGTGCTTGAAAATAACGCCTGGCATCTGGTCCATCATCATGCTGGCCCCGGCCCGCAAATTGCCGTGGCAAGCTCCATGCGCCCTGACGGCGGCACCGTGCATTGA
- a CDS encoding MMPL family transporter → MTFFELTPRARLWLLLVCLAAILASAAGAPSLSFTNDSRVFFSHDNPERAALERLEQSFDVAQTALLAIAPKGGITAGSENAALSRPALEALADAVRLARGLPDIAAIDSPLSTALPRWTAGRLEVSPLLGSDGALDDTAARRIRDEPLFRDWLVSRDGNVTALSLNLALPPGDSTAVDRSVAGIRALIRRLEAAHPAFAFYLTGPVVGGATFGEATRGDLKTIMPGMAALVLLLLVLMLRSWGGVIGTLAVIVAATLTAMGIAGWAGFVLNPGSAAAPSIILTLAIADSIHLISGVRHAMARGLEKPAAIAESLRLNLWPIFLTSATTAAGFLTMNASVSPPFRDLGNVTAIGVAAAFIYSVTLLPALLSLLPLGRKGHTGIEQKIMATIGAAIVRHRWPLFATITLVALGLGAGISQINLDDRFGEYLDSRYEFRRDTDFVERHLTGIDLIEHALPAGGPGRVIDGDYLAVVDGLGQWYRAQPGVVYVASLAEMAKRLNQAIHADDVAFFRLPETGAGALLTQYAVVAPDGGAKVLVDGAFEISRLSVIVRGMSSRQIRDLGAGADAWLARNAPQIAAPATGLSMMYAHVSARNIEGMLISTGAALLLISALLVFALRSPLLGVLSLLPNLAPAVIALGLWGWLVGELGLAGSVVTAMTLGIVVDNSIHFLNKFLRGRREMGLPAPDAVRHAFESVGGALTITAITLAAGFAMLSFSGFKVNASLGALTAITLVVALIADFLFLPPLLIALAKRQDRRAQQKPSG, encoded by the coding sequence ATGACGTTTTTTGAGCTTACACCACGCGCGCGGCTCTGGCTTCTGCTCGTCTGCCTGGCCGCGATTCTAGCCAGCGCAGCCGGGGCGCCCTCACTCTCCTTCACCAATGACAGCCGTGTGTTTTTCAGCCACGACAATCCCGAACGCGCTGCTCTAGAGCGCCTGGAACAAAGCTTTGATGTGGCGCAAACAGCTCTGCTGGCAATTGCGCCGAAGGGCGGCATTACAGCAGGCAGCGAGAATGCGGCGCTGAGCAGGCCGGCGCTGGAGGCGCTCGCGGATGCGGTTCGGCTGGCCCGCGGGCTGCCCGATATCGCCGCCATCGACAGTCCGTTGTCGACGGCCCTACCGCGTTGGACGGCAGGTCGGCTGGAGGTATCGCCGCTGCTCGGCAGTGATGGAGCGTTGGATGATACGGCGGCGCGGCGCATTCGCGACGAGCCCCTGTTCCGCGATTGGCTGGTCTCGCGAGATGGTAACGTCACCGCTCTCAGCCTGAATTTGGCGTTGCCGCCGGGTGACAGCACGGCAGTGGACCGCAGTGTCGCCGGCATCAGGGCTCTCATCCGCCGCCTTGAAGCCGCGCACCCGGCGTTCGCATTCTATCTGACCGGTCCGGTCGTGGGCGGCGCCACATTCGGCGAGGCGACCAGGGGCGACCTTAAAACCATCATGCCTGGAATGGCGGCATTGGTGTTGCTACTGCTTGTTTTGATGCTGCGCTCCTGGGGCGGTGTCATCGGCACACTCGCGGTAATCGTTGCCGCCACGTTGACGGCCATGGGAATCGCGGGCTGGGCGGGGTTTGTCCTCAACCCTGGCTCTGCCGCTGCACCGTCGATCATCCTCACACTTGCTATCGCCGATAGCATCCATCTGATATCTGGCGTTCGCCACGCAATGGCGCGCGGGCTGGAGAAACCGGCGGCCATCGCCGAGAGTCTGCGTCTCAATCTCTGGCCGATATTTCTGACCAGTGCGACGACAGCGGCGGGTTTCCTCACGATGAACGCCAGTGTGTCGCCGCCATTCCGCGATCTCGGAAATGTCACCGCGATCGGCGTTGCCGCCGCCTTCATTTATTCAGTAACCCTGTTGCCGGCGCTGCTCTCTTTGCTGCCGCTCGGCCGTAAGGGGCACACCGGAATCGAACAAAAGATCATGGCCACCATCGGCGCGGCCATCGTGCGCCACCGTTGGCCGCTGTTCGCTACGATTACGTTGGTGGCGCTCGGCCTTGGAGCCGGTATATCGCAAATCAATCTGGATGATCGTTTCGGCGAATATCTCGACAGCCGGTACGAGTTTCGCCGCGATACGGATTTTGTTGAGCGCCATTTAACCGGCATCGATTTGATTGAACATGCGCTGCCTGCGGGCGGGCCGGGGCGTGTGATTGACGGCGATTATCTCGCTGTTGTGGACGGGCTTGGCCAGTGGTACCGCGCGCAGCCGGGCGTGGTTTATGTTGCCAGTCTGGCTGAGATGGCCAAACGCCTTAATCAGGCGATCCACGCCGATGACGTGGCGTTTTTCCGTCTGCCGGAGACCGGCGCCGGCGCCCTGCTCACGCAATATGCGGTTGTCGCGCCTGATGGTGGCGCCAAGGTGCTTGTGGATGGCGCTTTCGAGATCTCGCGATTGAGCGTGATCGTGCGCGGCATGTCGTCCCGCCAGATTCGCGATCTAGGCGCCGGGGCAGACGCGTGGCTGGCCCGCAACGCACCGCAAATAGCGGCACCCGCCACCGGTCTCTCGATGATGTACGCGCATGTTTCGGCGCGCAATATCGAAGGCATGTTGATCAGCACCGGTGCCGCACTGCTGCTTATTTCGGCGCTTCTCGTCTTCGCTCTCAGAAGTCCGCTGCTCGGCGTGCTCAGCCTGCTGCCTAATTTGGCCCCGGCGGTGATTGCGCTCGGGCTGTGGGGCTGGCTGGTGGGCGAGCTAGGTCTCGCCGGATCGGTGGTTACCGCGATGACGCTCGGCATCGTCGTTGATAATTCGATTCATTTTCTCAACAAATTCCTGCGCGGCCGGCGGGAAATGGGGCTGCCGGCGCCGGACGCCGTGCGCCATGCCTTTGAAAGCGTCGGCGGCGCCCTCACCATCACCGCAATCACTCTTGCGGCGGGCTTTGCCATGCTGAGCTTTTCCGGATTCAAGGTGAATGCCAGTCTGGGCGCGCTGACTGCGATCACGCTTGTTGTTGCCCTGATCGCCGATTTTCTTTTTCTGCCGCCATTGCTAATCGCTTTGGCTAAACGGCAAGACCGCCGGGCGCAGCAAAAACCATCAGGCTGA
- a CDS encoding CoA transferase, producing MNDILKGLRIVEGSAFVAAPLGGMTLAQMGADVIRFDLIGGGLDYKRWPVTADDTSIYWATMNKGKRSLAINLRDPEGQEIIAALITAPGPEAGIFLTNLQVQPWLDYDALKARRDDVIMLKIIGNPDASVAVDYTINARTGWPFVTGPEDHVGPINNVLPGWDLTCGLTAAIGLLAAERHRARTGEGQLVKLSLADVAYHITGSLGYIGDVQINGRTRPRIGNDMYGTFGRDFTTSDGRQIMLVIVTRRHIRALGDVTGLGQRFKELEVARGVDLELEADRWKVRAELNEMVAAWFAGQTMAAASAALTAAGILWGPFRTYEQMLAEDPFVSTGNPMFQDIDQPGIGRLLTPGSPLDFTTHPRSDVARGPLLGEHSDEILSTILGMGDGEIGRLHDAGIIAGPEVA from the coding sequence ATGAATGATATTCTCAAAGGACTTCGAATTGTCGAGGGCTCGGCCTTTGTTGCCGCGCCCTTGGGTGGCATGACCTTGGCGCAAATGGGCGCCGACGTGATCCGCTTCGATTTGATCGGCGGTGGCCTCGATTACAAACGCTGGCCTGTAACCGCCGATGATACCAGCATCTACTGGGCGACCATGAACAAGGGCAAGCGCTCGCTGGCAATCAACTTGCGTGACCCGGAAGGCCAGGAAATCATTGCCGCGCTGATCACCGCGCCGGGGCCCGAAGCCGGTATCTTCCTGACCAATCTACAGGTCCAGCCTTGGCTTGATTACGACGCCCTGAAGGCGCGCCGCGACGATGTCATCATGCTCAAGATCATCGGCAATCCCGATGCCAGTGTGGCCGTGGACTACACCATCAACGCCCGCACGGGCTGGCCCTTTGTTACCGGGCCGGAAGACCATGTGGGGCCGATCAACAACGTGCTGCCGGGCTGGGATTTGACCTGCGGGCTGACCGCCGCCATCGGCCTGCTGGCGGCCGAGCGCCACCGCGCGCGGACCGGCGAGGGGCAGTTGGTAAAACTGAGCTTGGCCGATGTCGCCTACCACATCACCGGATCGCTCGGCTATATCGGCGACGTCCAAATCAACGGCCGCACGCGCCCGCGCATCGGCAACGATATGTACGGCACTTTTGGGCGCGACTTCACCACCAGCGACGGGCGCCAAATCATGCTCGTCATCGTTACCCGCCGTCACATCAGGGCGCTGGGTGACGTCACGGGCCTGGGCCAGCGTTTCAAGGAATTAGAGGTGGCGCGCGGCGTCGATCTCGAACTTGAAGCCGACCGCTGGAAGGTGCGCGCCGAGTTGAACGAAATGGTAGCCGCTTGGTTCGCCGGACAAACCATGGCCGCGGCCAGCGCGGCGCTGACTGCGGCAGGTATCCTGTGGGGGCCGTTTCGAACCTATGAACAGATGCTCGCCGAAGATCCCTTCGTGTCGACCGGCAATCCGATGTTTCAAGATATCGACCAGCCCGGCATCGGGCGTCTCCTGACTCCAGGCTCGCCCCTCGATTTCACCACCCATCCGCGCAGCGACGTGGCGCGCGGACCGCTGCTTGGCGAACATAGCGACGAAATTCTGTCCACAATTCTCGGCATGGGCGACGGCGAAATCGGCCGCCTGCACGATGCCGGAATCATCGCCGGCCCCGAAGTAGCCTGA
- a CDS encoding DUF1330 domain-containing protein → MSAYVIVDSHIKNLAGMQEYIDKVGATLQPHGGKPIIAGTNIEVMEGDWNPNRIVVVAFPSMDAAKAWYNSPAYQEILPIRTANTDDNFILVEGL, encoded by the coding sequence ATGTCAGCCTATGTGATCGTCGATTCACACATCAAAAATCTCGCAGGCATGCAGGAATATATCGACAAGGTCGGCGCCACCTTGCAGCCGCATGGCGGCAAGCCGATTATTGCCGGCACCAACATCGAAGTTATGGAGGGCGATTGGAATCCAAACCGCATTGTCGTCGTCGCGTTTCCCAGCATGGATGCAGCCAAGGCCTGGTACAACTCGCCCGCCTATCAGGAAATTCTGCCGATCCGCACAGCCAACACGGACGATAACTTCATCCTCGTCGAAGGCTTGTAA
- a CDS encoding DUF1330 domain-containing protein gives MPAYLIADITLTDAELYSSYTAVTPGTIAKYGGRFVIRGGAHEVVEGDWQPGRLVMLEFDDMAALKRWYNSPEYTEARAIRQRAATGSVIFVEGL, from the coding sequence ATGCCTGCCTATTTGATCGCCGATATCACGCTTACCGACGCCGAACTTTATTCGAGCTACACGGCGGTCACGCCCGGCACCATCGCAAAATATGGCGGGCGCTTCGTGATTCGCGGCGGCGCACATGAAGTGGTAGAGGGCGATTGGCAGCCGGGGCGCCTCGTGATGCTCGAGTTCGACGATATGGCAGCGTTAAAGCGCTGGTATAATTCGCCGGAATACACCGAAGCACGGGCGATCCGCCAACGCGCCGCGACCGGCAGCGTAATTTTCGTCGAAGGGTTGTAG
- a CDS encoding N,N-dimethylformamidase: protein MLKITGYSDRVSARPGETIKFMVNCELGDYRADIVKLICGDSSPDGPDFKEKLIKTPANKRYKGRPQSIHMGSYAVVENNPTLENLASFTVQAMIWPTTPDKGMQGILGKWNPRGKSGFALVIAEDGSLGLTLGNGKGRSETVSLGKPMLARHWYLVAASWDAEKKEVHLYQEPLRDYVGVTHGGTARKKVKLSKMAGNRAPLTMAALFERSTGGRTFCGNFYNGKIDGPKLTGRVLKRTEIEALRGNNVPLSLAPSVLAAWDFSRDIPSIKISDVSSRQMHGEIVNLPARGMTGANWTGAELCWRHEESEYGAMHFHDDDLYDACWDVDFEFTVPKGLKSGIYAARLRAADAEEYIPFAVRPERGGEAKIAFILPTIHYMAYANEHMAFNGPIAEMLTGQVSVMNDTHLFLNEHREYGASLYDTHSDGSGVCYSSRLRPILNMRPKYQTQWSCFGKTDTNLREFNLDLYFIDWMERFGFDYDVVTDEDIHYEGIDAIEPYNVILTGGHPEYYSKQMRDSVFDFTQKGGRLMYMGGNGFYWRVALHGEVPGVIEVRRCEAAIKAWGAETGEYYHSFTGEHGGLWRHQGETEPQRLTGVGFSAEGFDISSYYRRNPDSFDPRVAFMFKGIGKDELIGDFGYHGGGAAGNELDRADPALGTPPHALVVATSEKHTDLYMVVNEEILINHPGMTGNDHPLVRADMVFFETPNGGAVFSTGSIAYGASLPWNDYKNNVAKLTTNVLKRFADPKPF from the coding sequence ATGCTCAAGATCACCGGCTATTCGGATCGCGTCAGCGCGCGTCCCGGCGAGACAATCAAATTCATGGTCAATTGCGAACTTGGCGATTACCGCGCCGATATCGTCAAATTGATCTGCGGCGACAGCTCGCCGGACGGGCCAGATTTCAAAGAAAAGCTGATCAAAACGCCGGCGAACAAGCGTTACAAAGGACGCCCACAAAGCATTCATATGGGCTCTTACGCCGTTGTCGAAAACAATCCGACGCTCGAAAATCTGGCGAGCTTTACTGTCCAAGCAATGATCTGGCCGACCACGCCGGACAAAGGAATGCAGGGCATTCTCGGTAAATGGAACCCGCGCGGCAAGAGCGGTTTTGCCCTGGTGATTGCTGAGGATGGTTCTCTCGGCCTGACGCTAGGCAACGGCAAGGGACGATCAGAAACCGTTTCGCTCGGAAAGCCGATGCTGGCGCGCCATTGGTATCTGGTGGCGGCGAGTTGGGACGCTGAGAAGAAAGAGGTGCACCTCTATCAAGAGCCACTACGCGACTATGTCGGTGTGACCCATGGCGGCACAGCGCGCAAGAAAGTGAAACTCAGCAAGATGGCGGGCAACCGCGCGCCCCTGACTATGGCTGCCCTGTTCGAACGCAGTACGGGCGGCCGCACATTTTGTGGCAACTTCTACAACGGCAAGATCGACGGGCCGAAGCTGACCGGCCGAGTGCTGAAGCGGACCGAAATCGAGGCCCTAAGAGGCAATAACGTGCCGCTCTCCTTGGCGCCCTCTGTGCTTGCCGCTTGGGATTTTTCACGCGACATCCCTTCGATCAAAATCAGCGATGTCAGCAGCCGCCAAATGCATGGTGAGATTGTCAATTTGCCGGCGCGCGGGATGACAGGCGCCAATTGGACGGGCGCGGAGCTGTGCTGGCGCCACGAGGAAAGCGAATATGGCGCAATGCATTTTCACGATGACGATCTGTACGACGCCTGCTGGGACGTGGATTTCGAATTCACTGTGCCCAAAGGCCTGAAAAGCGGCATCTACGCCGCGCGCCTCCGGGCCGCCGATGCGGAAGAATATATTCCCTTTGCCGTCAGGCCTGAGCGTGGCGGCGAAGCGAAGATCGCGTTCATCCTGCCGACTATTCACTATATGGCCTACGCCAACGAGCACATGGCCTTCAACGGCCCGATCGCCGAAATGTTGACCGGACAGGTCTCGGTCATGAACGACACACATCTGTTTCTCAATGAGCATCGGGAGTATGGCGCCTCGCTCTACGACACCCATTCTGACGGCTCGGGCGTGTGTTATTCCTCACGTCTCAGGCCCATTCTGAACATGCGGCCGAAATATCAGACGCAATGGTCCTGCTTCGGCAAGACGGATACCAATTTGCGCGAATTCAATCTTGACCTCTATTTCATCGATTGGATGGAGCGCTTTGGTTTCGACTATGACGTGGTGACGGACGAAGATATCCATTATGAGGGTATCGACGCGATCGAACCCTATAATGTGATTCTCACCGGCGGCCATCCCGAATATTACTCCAAGCAGATGCGTGATTCGGTGTTCGACTTCACGCAGAAGGGCGGGCGGCTGATGTATATGGGGGGCAACGGTTTTTACTGGCGCGTGGCGCTACATGGCGAAGTGCCGGGCGTGATCGAGGTTCGCCGCTGCGAAGCGGCGATCAAAGCATGGGGCGCCGAAACCGGTGAATATTATCACAGCTTTACCGGTGAACATGGCGGCCTCTGGCGCCATCAGGGCGAAACCGAGCCGCAACGCCTGACCGGCGTTGGCTTTAGCGCCGAAGGCTTCGATATATCCTCTTATTATCGGCGCAACCCGGACAGCTTCGATCCGCGCGTGGCATTCATGTTCAAAGGCATCGGCAAAGACGAATTGATCGGCGATTTCGGCTATCATGGTGGCGGCGCGGCAGGCAACGAATTGGACCGCGCCGACCCCGCCCTCGGCACGCCACCACACGCGCTCGTCGTTGCCACCTCTGAGAAGCACACGGACCTCTACATGGTGGTCAACGAGGAAATCTTGATCAACCATCCCGGCATGACGGGCAACGACCATCCGCTGGTACGTGCCGATATGGTGTTTTTCGAAACGCCCAACGGCGGTGCTGTATTTTCCACCGGCTCCATCGCCTATGGCGCCAGCCTGCCGTGGAACGACTATAAGAACAACGTCGCCAAACTGACCACCAACGTGCTCAAGCGTTTCGCAGATCCGAAACCGTTCTAA
- a CDS encoding O-acetylhomoserine aminocarboxypropyltransferase: protein MAADPKYLRPDTLSLHAGQRPDPVTGARAVPIYQTTSFVFEDTEHAASLFNLERAGHIYSRISNPTVAVLEERISALEGGVGGVCTASGQAALHLAVATLMGAGSHIVSSASIYGGSHNLFAHTLPRFGIETSFVDARDPNAFAAAIRPNTRLLFGETLGNPGLEVMDMPRIAEIAHQNGLPLMIDNTFATPYLFRPFEHGADIIMHSATKFLGGHGVAIGGVIVDSGTFDWEASGKFPTLTEPYEGYHGLDFAEEFGPGAFIMRARAEGLRDFGACMSPGNAFYILQGVETLPMRVKRHVENARLIVAFLQGHEAVNWVSYPELSSHPDHDLAALLLPNGCGSIFTFGIKGGREAGRKFIDAVELFSHLANVGDAKSLVIHPASTTHQQMDAQALEQAGVGEDMVRLSIGLEDPEDLTDDLVRALKASQRA from the coding sequence ATGGCAGCAGATCCGAAATACCTTAGGCCCGATACGCTCAGCCTGCATGCCGGGCAACGGCCCGATCCAGTGACCGGCGCGCGCGCCGTACCGATATATCAAACCACCTCATTTGTCTTTGAAGACACCGAGCACGCGGCGTCGCTGTTTAACCTGGAACGTGCTGGGCATATCTATTCGCGTATCTCCAACCCCACGGTGGCGGTCTTGGAGGAGCGCATCTCGGCGCTTGAAGGCGGTGTCGGCGGGGTATGCACGGCGAGCGGTCAGGCTGCGCTGCATTTGGCGGTAGCGACGTTGATGGGCGCCGGCTCGCACATCGTTTCCTCGGCCTCGATCTATGGCGGTAGCCACAATCTCTTTGCCCATACACTGCCGCGCTTTGGCATTGAGACCAGCTTCGTCGATGCGCGCGACCCAAACGCTTTTGCTGCCGCCATCCGGCCGAATACGCGGCTGCTGTTCGGTGAGACATTGGGCAATCCAGGTCTCGAAGTGATGGATATGCCGCGCATCGCTGAGATCGCCCATCAGAACGGCCTGCCGCTGATGATCGATAATACTTTCGCGACACCTTATCTGTTTCGACCCTTCGAGCATGGCGCTGACATCATCATGCATTCTGCGACCAAATTTCTCGGCGGACATGGCGTCGCCATCGGTGGCGTGATCGTCGATAGCGGTACCTTCGATTGGGAGGCGTCAGGAAAATTTCCCACCCTCACCGAGCCTTATGAGGGCTATCACGGTCTCGATTTCGCCGAAGAGTTTGGCCCCGGCGCATTTATTATGCGGGCCCGCGCAGAGGGCTTGCGGGATTTTGGCGCCTGCATGAGCCCGGGTAACGCTTTTTACATTCTGCAAGGCGTGGAAACACTTCCGATGCGCGTGAAACGACATGTCGAGAACGCCCGGCTGATCGTCGCCTTCCTCCAGGGTCACGAAGCTGTAAACTGGGTCAGCTATCCCGAATTGTCTTCCCATCCCGATCACGATTTGGCGGCGCTGCTGTTACCGAATGGCTGCGGATCGATTTTTACATTCGGCATCAAGGGCGGGCGCGAAGCCGGTCGGAAATTTATCGATGCCGTCGAATTATTTTCCCATCTCGCCAATGTCGGCGACGCAAAGAGCCTGGTGATTCACCCGGCCAGCACCACCCACCAACAGATGGACGCCCAGGCGCTCGAGCAAGCCGGCGTCGGCGAGGACATGGTGCGACTCTCGATCGGCCTCGAGGATCCGGAAGATTTGACCGATGATCTCGTGCGCGCTCTCAAAGCGTCACAGAGGGCCTAA
- a CDS encoding alpha/beta hydrolase, producing the protein MELQVDGVNVFCATGGKDFDPALPTTLFIHGASFDRTVWKLQARYFAWHGSNVLAADLPGHGRSAGTPLKSIEAMADWVTRVLDAVGVARAALVGHSMGGQVALDCAGRHGTRVRALAILGGALAIPVNSALLDPAAADDHLAFDLLNVWGYGRRAQLGVHRMPGLWMMRGGLRIMERAAKGVLHADLAATNAYDGSAAAAAVACPTLVVIGEKDLMTPAKAGRAMAAVIPDASHIVFPGLGHIMLEEDPDATLDALRDFLIPLQT; encoded by the coding sequence ATGGAACTCCAAGTCGATGGTGTGAACGTATTTTGTGCGACCGGCGGCAAGGATTTCGATCCGGCATTGCCGACCACGCTATTCATTCACGGCGCGTCATTTGATCGCACCGTGTGGAAATTGCAGGCGCGATATTTTGCCTGGCATGGCAGCAATGTTCTCGCCGCCGATCTCCCCGGACATGGCCGCTCAGCTGGAACGCCACTCAAATCCATTGAGGCGATGGCCGATTGGGTGACCCGGGTGCTGGATGCTGTGGGCGTCGCACGAGCGGCGCTGGTCGGCCACAGCATGGGCGGGCAGGTGGCGCTCGATTGTGCAGGTCGACACGGCACGCGCGTGCGGGCGCTGGCGATCTTGGGCGGCGCACTCGCCATTCCGGTTAATTCAGCGCTCCTTGACCCGGCGGCGGCGGACGATCATTTGGCCTTTGATTTGCTGAACGTGTGGGGCTATGGCCGGCGCGCCCAACTAGGTGTGCACCGCATGCCGGGTCTATGGATGATGCGCGGCGGATTGCGCATTATGGAGCGTGCCGCCAAAGGTGTGTTGCATGCTGATCTCGCCGCGACCAATGCCTATGACGGCAGCGCCGCCGCCGCAGCGGTTGCCTGCCCCACGCTGGTGGTGATCGGCGAGAAAGATTTGATGACACCGGCCAAGGCGGGCCGGGCCATGGCAGCGGTGATTCCAGATGCATCGCATATCGTGTTTCCCGGTCTCGGCCATATCATGTTGGAAGAAGACCCGGATGCCACGCTCGACGCGCTGCGTGATTTTCTCATCCCACTGCAAACGTGA
- a CDS encoding tetratricopeptide repeat protein: MADSLDEMNQGSLALRNGDFTAAVVHLSTAINSNELLPETNAAMRISRAQALYHLEQYQPAADDLTTAIDSGAINDTLVGIALATRASAFRKLENWARALADFDAAIELGTVNQKMFFHRGLTLEASGQLARALEDFHRAHDMAPDNEAIRKKLLELGETVD, from the coding sequence ATGGCGGACAGCTTGGATGAAATGAATCAGGGCTCGCTCGCTCTGCGCAATGGGGATTTCACCGCTGCGGTTGTGCATTTGAGCACGGCGATCAATTCTAATGAATTGCTGCCAGAGACCAACGCCGCCATGCGTATCAGCCGCGCGCAGGCGCTCTATCATCTGGAGCAGTACCAGCCTGCCGCCGATGATTTGACCACCGCGATCGACAGCGGTGCGATCAACGACACCTTGGTCGGCATCGCGCTTGCCACACGCGCCAGCGCCTTCCGAAAATTGGAGAACTGGGCGCGCGCGCTCGCAGATTTTGATGCCGCGATTGAACTCGGCACCGTAAACCAAAAAATGTTCTTCCACCGTGGCCTGACGCTGGAGGCGAGTGGCCAGCTTGCCCGCGCCCTTGAAGATTTTCACCGCGCCCATGACATGGCGCCGGACAACGAAGCGATCCGCAAGAAATTGCTAGAGCTCGGCGAGACGGTCGACTAG